The DNA sequence TACTTACTGTCTAACATCGGTGGAACATACTCAGGTGAGATAAAAGAGATTGATGATTCTGTTGTGTTTAAGCCTGATTCTAGTGAAAAACCTTGGGTGATTTAATACAGTAATTTTAGGTATGTTGATCTGTTTTTTAGACACAAAGATATCGTTTATATGATCTCGAATATTGGGCTAAACCTGACTGGAAATAGTAGTACTTTGTGTAATAACTTGAGAGTGAATTTCATGCTATGTGCGATGCAAGAAGTCTTGTTGGAGCTGGTTTTATACCGAGTAAAAAGCCAATTTTAAGTGACGGTATGGTTAGTATATGTAGGCAAAAGAGTCATCTAGAAGAACCATACCTACCTCAAGTAGGTTAGGAAGTAAGGTAAAAAAATATATGAGTAGAGATACCTGTAGATGAACAACACAGGAATCAATCTCATGAAGAAATCTACCTACCAAGGATTACCAACATTAGGCTCATCCTATGGGCTTAACAACGATTACCTAGAAGTTATCCGTGTACCAATGGATAATGCAATGGATGAGTACCCGCGGGTTTTTGCTGTTAGGTTCGACCTTCGTCAACCCCAAGGTGCTTTGCTTGACTGTCTTAGCCGTGATGAAATCTTGGGTAACGAAGCTTCAGGTATTTATCGTACAGATTTAGCTACTCGATTTGTTCAGTCGTTCAAGGCCAAACTTAAGGCGCATGAACGAAGATGTCACCGCAAAGGAACAAGAGTTTATCCCTGTACTGTTAGGTTCGCGTGGGTTAGGGAGCGCGATAAATCGGCACACGACCACTATCACTTTGTCTTATTCCTGAATGAAGACCGTTTTGGTAGGTTGGGCAATACTACAAGATCAGGCTCTCTAGCATGGACTATCACCAGTGCTTGGGCTAGTGCATTGAATTGTGATGTTAGTACTATCCGCCGTCTTGTGCACTTCCCTGACAATGCCAGTTATCTCCTTGATCCAAAGAGTAAGGATTTTATTAAAGTATTTAAAGACTTGTTTCGTAGGCTTAGCTATTTTGCTAAGTATGACACGAAGCATTATGACGAAGGTCATCGATGTATAGGTCGAAGTATTCGTTAGGTTCGAACCTAGGTCTTTATCTAGAAAGCAAAAAATAAAGGGGAGTGAATCCCCTTATCCTTTGTGACGATGTCTTAAATCCCATACACGCCACTGACTCGCTTTAATGTGCGCATGAGCGTCACGTTTAAGCTGAGTTAATGTAAACGTGTTTGAGAATATGTCACCACTTAGACAGTGGCTACAGAACTGATGGCAGTTTTCATTTAACAGGGAGTAGTCTGTTTGTACACCAAGCATAGCTCCTGCTATTTGAGCAGTAGACTCATTGCCAACGGCTCTACCTTGGGTATTGCAGCTTACGTAAATCGAAAGGGCTGTGGTATCCGCCAGAAACTGACGAATTGATGCAGCTTCGATAAGGCCTTTGCCATTACGATGAATGATACGTCCATTTCCCATGTAGACACCTGAATGCTCAGCATATCCAAACGCGAGATCGCAATACACAATGCTCCCCCTAATTGGGCTGTTGGTTTTCCAGAATAAATTTTGAATTAAACTTTTCGATAAGTTGCCGACTAGAAAGCTGCCTATTGCGTTATATGGATTCATGTTATTTGATCTCCAATGTGGTGATGACGAAACTCAAAAAGGCTCTGAGCTTAATGTTTATAAGGGATTAGCGGTCCCGCCCCCTGAGTAAATGATTAGGTTTAAAGTTCAAGAGAAACGAAGTCCTTATCAACCTCATCTTGAGTAATACCGATATAGCGAAGCGTCACGCCTTCTGAAGTATGGCGAAGCATTTTCATGACACGGCCTATATCTTTTGTGGATTGGTAAAGAAAGTAGCCTCGCGTCTTTCTCATCGAATGAGTACCTAAAGCGATATTCAGCTCTTGGCCTACTTGCTGAAATGCCATGGACACAGCGCGTCGCGAGATTGGCTGGGGTGGTTTGTTTTTCAGCTGTTGGCATCGGTGGGATTGAAACAAATAGATGTGGTCGGGATGTTGCTCTCTCAATCTAGCAATGTACTGCTGTGCTTTGGTATTGAGCTGAATGTTGGCGAACTTGCCAGTTTTACTTTCACGAATAATGACTCGGTCGCCATGAATGTCTTCAAAGCGAATCGACAACAAATCAGAAATTCTCAGTGCTAGGTTTAATCCGATATGCCATACATCGGCCATTTGTGGATGACAACGAATACTCAATAGGTGACCAACCATACGTATAGTGCCATCGTCTTTGACTGCTTGGACCTCAGCCATAATCTGCTTCCTTTTTTGTCTGTAGAAGGGTGTTTTGGGAAGCACAGAGCAGGCGATATTAAAGAGTCCTTATACATCAAGGGATTGATGCTTCCCGTTTTAACAATATGGGAAGCAGCCTCGTTTTGGCTCTGTGCTGGTGGTTGTGTTGAATGCTTGTGATATGGAGTTGAGCAAGACGGTCAGTGGATATGATTGTTACGAGTGATGATTAACTGTACTCAACCTGAATTTGGTCGTAGGCGTTCATTTCTACATAAGCTAGAAAGTTACACTCCCACATTTCATACAGCTCGGTTGTTTCTTGGAGGTACATACCAAGCCATCCGCTGAAACGAGCGAAAGCGACGCTGTTAGCAAAATCAAAAGCCAAGTCAGGAACGAGTTCTGGTGTACTGGCTCCCACATAAACAAGGTCAGTGATTTCAATAAGCGCGATATGGCTATCTTTGACATCCACCGTAATAGAGACAGGGTGAAAGCCGCCTTCTTTTGGGTGGTAATTGGTATCTTGAAAACAGATGGTCATTTTTCCTCGGTAATTAACACCATCAATAGAGCGTTTGATTAGGTCTTTCAATTGATGTGAAGGCTTAGCTCGCTTGCACGCGAACATAGCCAGATTGGCTGCTTGATTCATAGGAACCTCTTTGAAATAGGTTAGGATTAACGAACGGATGTGATGTTGATTGAGATAGCTGGTTGCGTGATGAGAGTGTGAGTGATGGCTTTAAGCCAGCTAGCAAGTAAGGTTTGAACTTCTGGCCGTTGTAAGTTGCACTGCTTAATCTCTGGGTGGTAGAACCAACACCCTACGAAGTTGAAATACAGCGATAACTCTTTTTGTGGCTTACCAGTAACCATCACATCAAAGGTGGCAATAAAGCGAAGTTGCCAAGGTGTTTTGCTTGATGTTCGCTCTAATTGAATTTCGATTGGTTGAAAGCGACTATTTATATCTTTAGAGCGTATGTTTAACGCTACCCGCTCGACTGTGTTTGGGATGATGTTGTCAGACATAAGTGCTTCAAGAAAACAATGCATGGGACTAACGAGTTCATCATTTACCCCTGAAATAACAAACTTATTCATACCCACCCCTTTTCTGCAAATGACACACAATCCTCACCCACAACGATGTGGTCCAACACTCGGATATCCACCAGCTTGAGAGCATCCACTAAACGCTGTGTAATGCGTCTATCTGCTTGAGAGGGCTCAGCAATACCTGAAGGATGGTTATGAGCAAAAACGACGGCAGCAGCGTTATGGTTTAGTGCTGCTTTGAGTACCTCGCGTGGGTAAATAGAGGCAGCATCGATAGTGCCAAAGAACAACTCTTCAAAACTGATCAATTGATGTTGATTATCAAGAAACATCACGGCGAACACTTCGCGGTCATGAGCCCCTAACTTGAGCTTTAAATATTCCTTAACATTGGTTGGGTTAGTGAACGTGCCTTCTCGCTTGTATTTCGCAGCCAGTGCTTCGGCTGCACGCTCTAGCAGTTCATTTAACTCTGAAGTTTTGAATGGGTAATCGTGTTGGTTGTTGGCGTTACGCATAAGAGCTCCTGGGTTATCTGTTTGGTTATGCGTACTGATGAAATATATCTGAGAGCATTTTGAATCGGGGTGTGAAGAGGGAGTATTTCCAGAGACAGGTAAAAAATAACTCTCTTGCCGTTGTTATGTAGCAATCGCAATAAAGCGACGAATGAACAATCAACACAATCAGCTGGTGCAAAGGATGTATCGGCTTTTTAGTCTCTGGAGAGTATAAAAATGAAAAAAGAAATTTATGTAGAAGCAGCCACCGCAGAGAAGCGAAGAGGACGACTCTCTGCTGGGGTAGGGCTGGTTGTATTCGATGACTATGAAAGAATAGCGGATGAAGACTGGCTGCTCCTTGATAGCATCACAGACCGTAATTACGCAGACTTATCAGCACTTGCTTTTGGGCTAGAGCGTGCTTGTGATGGCGATATTATTTATTTAAGCAGTGACTATTGCGTTGATGGTTTTAATGAATGGCTTGATGGTTGGAAACGTCGAAATTGGCGTAAATCAAATAAAAAACCGATAGCTCATCAAGACCTTTGGGAGCTAGTGGATAAACGAAGTGCAGATAAACAAGTTGAGGTGAGGAAAGCAGCTGCTTGCTCCGCAGGAAGAGATGCCGCTTATAGATACGCTGTCGCAGTGGCGAATGGTCAGTTGTAATAATGAATCACTTGTTGGCATAGCCAGCAAGTGATTCCTGTTTTTGTGCAACCCTAATATGTCTGTTTAGCCATCTCCTGACAGTAGGTTAGATAGGTAAAAGTAAAAAATAACGCAGAGGCCTTTGTTATGAGTTGAACTACATAACAAGGTTTCAAAATGAAATTTCTTAAATTACAACAAGTCATGGATAAAACAACACTCTGTCGAAGCAGCATCTACAACTTGATTAAGGCTGGTGAATTTCCTAAGAATGTAACCGTGATGGGTAAGCGAAAGGCTTGGCTGGAAAGTGAGGTAGAAGATTGGATGGTGAGTAAAATCGGGATCTCAGAACTTTAAATTTACTATAAAGCCAACGCTAAAGAAGTTATATTAATCATTGACATTTAAGGGCTTTAAATGTCAATGATGAGGCATCAAGAGGTGCCAATGCTATAGAAAGATACCTACCATGACATATCACAGTAAAAGATTTAGTGAGGGGGTCTCTAGTCAGCAATAGTTTAAAACCAGCCTTTAAAGGCCGGTTCTAAGGAGAGATAGTGAGTAGTGGCCAAACAAAAAATGCAGCTCTAACAACCGCATTAGCATTTCATTATCAAGTGCTAATTGGGTTGCATAAGTGTTTTTTACTTGAAGATGGTCAGTCGATTTGGTTCGAAAAGGATGGCGATGTTAGTTTTATTTCGCCTGATACTTTGGCATCAGTACAAACCGAAGTAAAAGATTATGCGGTGCCACTGACGGATCATCATGAAAATCTTTGGAAAACGCTTAAAAATTGGCTCGCTTCAGATTTTGAACACATCCAGTATGGTGCTTTAGTTCTTCATACTACCCAAGCGTTTGGTGCAACAACTCGCTTAAGGGACTGGAACACACAAAGTGCTGCAGGGCGCTTGGACATACTAAAAACGATTTTTTCAGAACGTACGGAAGAACAGCTTAAGGCTGAGAAGCCTTCAGCGATTATCAAACTACAGCAAGCTGTAATGGATGCTGATGAGCTACTTCTTGAAAGTGTACTTGCTAAAGTCACGTTATTTACACTAGCAGACAATGGAGAAGTGCTGGAAAAACAAGTGCTTTCAAAGCCTGTGGGTATTCCTAAGAATAATTTGAAAAGTTATCTTCATGGGCTTATTGGCTTTGTATATGCGCAAGCAACACAGCAATCTTGGAGTATCAAGCATCAAGATTTTTCTGCAAAGTGCGAAGAGCTCACTGCGCTTCTTTGCAAAAAGGAGTTCACTTTTCCTGCCTTTACGGGGCATGAGGCATCTGAACTAGAAATGGAAGTCTACCAAGATAGGCCGTTCGTGCAAAAAATTACTGAAATTGAGCATCACGAAATGATACCTGATGCCATCGGTAATTGGCTTGAATTACAAAACTCTCTGCTTGAGCAATTAGATGAGTATCCATTATATAAAGATAAAACAGTGGCTTATCAGAACCAATTGATTAAAAAATATAAACTTGCTCATTCAAGTGCGCAACTTGAAGCAACAGATGCAACTGCAATTAAAAGTTCGAAACTGCTGTATAACAAAACCATAGGTGAGCAGCCTTTAAATATGGGTAATGATATACCACCGATTGAATACAAAAATGGCTTGATACATGACGCAATGGATGACGAAGAACGTGGCTTAGAATGGAGAGTGGAGTCATGAGTAGTATTGTCGACGCCTTATACGAATTAAAGTACAACCCGTTTGAGTATGGTGAGTTTCTGGCCTCATTTTATACGGCTATGGATGAATCGGAGGATAGTTTACTACTCGCCCCTTTGGTTATCCCACTATGCAGCCACCCTCTTTTTAGTCGAAAGCTATTCAATTCTAACAAAAAGAGCACTATTTGGTCGGTTTTTGATGACCGGAGCAAGCTCTATGATCTGCAAGAACGCATTGATGGATTTCAAACTTTGACTGAACAATGTATTCAGTACTGTTTAATCAATGATTGGTTATCTGTAAACGAACAACGTTTGTCTCTTTGTGCATGTGATGGTGCTAATTCAACCTTTACAAGTCAAAAAAATGCGCAGAAGTTAGGGCGATTACTTAGTGGACATTCAGTAGTCGAGATTTATGCATTTTTAGGAGTAAAGCCACGATGAAGACATTAATTCATGAGATTGGTGTTATTGATAAGCTGGGAAATAAGCATCCAGTTAGTTTTAAGAAGGGGCTCAATGTTGTCACTGGTAAGTCATCGACGGGTAAAAGTGCTTTAATTGAAATATTTGACTATTGCTTTGGTAGTGGTGAAAACACTATACCCAAAGGTGTCATTACCACAAATGCAGCTATTTATTATGTTGCGCTTGCTGTCAATGAACAAGATATGGTGATTGCTCGTGATCCTGATATCGCGACTAAAGCCTTTTTTCGTCGTGTTGAGTCGTTTAACTCTGCCGATATTGTCCGTGATTATTTCAATAGCAACTATTTCCGTCCATTAAGTGAATTTAAGAAACATCTAAGAGGTTTTTTCTTGGATATAGATGATGTGGATGAGTCTTTGGCTGCCAGAGCAAATCGACGCAATAATGCTAAGGCTGCGACTCCATCCATACGTAGCTTTTCATCATTTATGCTCCAGCACCAAAATCTTGTAGCTAATAAACATGCGTTATTCTACCGATTTGATGAAAAAGAAAAACGAGATCAAGCAATTGAGCATACCAAGATATTTTTAGGCTTAGTCGATCAAAAATTCTTTCACTTAAAGCAAGAGAAAGAACGATTAAGTATGGATATCAGACGTTTGGAGCGCCAGAAAGAGACTAACAAGCGTACGTCAGAAAAGTATAAACTAAATGTTGGTCCGGTTTTAAACCAGTTGTATGCGCTGATGGGGTTTAAGGAGGAACCATTATCATTAGAAAGGTTATTACGCCACCCTCAAGATGGAAAAGATCAACTTGATAGCATTATCGTACCCGAAAAAATTAACCATAATTCAGACGCTATCACACTGCGGTACAACCAGCTTAAACTAGATCGTAACAAAAAAACTGCTGAACTCAGGAAACTACAGCGTCAAACTGCTTCAATTAATAAGCACATTCAAGAAGAAGAGCTTTTCGTCGGTAACGTAAAACAATTTAGCTCACCTGGACATGTACACATATCTTCTTCAGTTTGTCCATTTTGTCACACCGAAAAAGACAATTTGCGAGAAAGTGCAGAGAAACTCCAGAAAGCTATTCTTAAAGTATCAGGAAACCTTGCTCAAGCCCGTCCAATGAAAGCAAAGTTTGAATCGTCTTTAGTTGATGTGAAGCGTAAGACAGAGGCTGTTAGCCGAGCACTTACTGAGTTAAATCAGCAAGTAATGGAAATTGAGAAAACAGAAAAGCAGTTAGTAGAGCAAAAGAGTCTGTATGAAAGTATTTTGATGCAGAAGGCTAAACTATTTGCACTGATCGATACATTAAATATGGCCGATGATGCAGAGCTTGAAAAGCAAGTTAAAGATCTTAGCAAGCAGATAAAAGACATCACAAGAGACCTTAAAAAATATGATGTGCAAAAAGGGTTAGAAAAGGCATCAGCTGACGTAAACACATATATGGCTGATATTGGTAGCTATTTCGAATTTGAAGCTAGCTACAAGCCTATCAATCTCCACTTTTCATTCGAAACATTCGACCTGTATCACCTAACCCCTACAAATGAAAAAATTCACTTAAGATCAATGGGGAGCGGCGCAAACTGGTTGTACTGTCATGTGACTTTATTTTTAGCCTTACATAAATATTTTTCGCTGCAGGGGAATAGTTGCGCTATCCCTTCAATTCTGTTTTTCGACCAACCTACTCAAGTTTATTTTCCGAACTTTAATCGTGATAATGCTGATACTTTCGAAGAGCAAAAGAATCTAGAGTCTGAGCAGCGAACAAAAAAAGAAAGGCATGTAGATGAAGATATCAAAGCTGTTGAGAACTTGTTTAGCCAGTTTTCAAATTATTGTAGTGAACTAGAGTTGGATAACGGGTTTAGTCCTCAAATCATAGTGACAGATCATGCTGATAGTTTAACACTATCTAATGGGGTACCTTTTGAGGATCTAGTTAACGGAAACCGGTGGCGCTCCCGAGGGCTTATTGAACCTGTTCACGATACGGGGGAAGAATGAGATTCAAATATTTAATCGTTTTAAACCTTAGAGTTCAGCTCTATAGGGATATCAAGGAATATTGTTGAAAGCTTATGAATAAGATTAAAGTTGCCGTCCCTAATATTAAATATGATGACAATGGTTTTAGCCAAATTCTCAAAATCATGGAGACTATAACGTCTGACCCTAAGAGAAATTTTGACTTTGATTTTAGTAAATGCTCTCGGTTAGATCATCATGGGGTAGTCATGTTGGGAGGACTAGCAAGGTACGTCAACTTTCAAAATACAAAACTAGCCAGGTCTTTAATTTCTATTTTTGATGGTCAATCATTCGCAACTGCCGGTGTAATGTTTGATGTCAACTCTATGAGTGACTTAATCAGAAGCCGACTTATATCTAATAATTTTCTTAGTCACTTTTCTCAGGAGAATTTCGAAGGCTATGCAGGGGGAGATTATATAGGTTATCGGGAGCACACGACTCATTTGGATGAAGATAATATCGCAGAACATTTAAATGAACAGTGGCTATCTGATGATAAAGTTAAACTTAGTGATATGCTAAAAAATGAAATTGTCAGTAGAATATTTGAAATTTTCATGAATGCGTATGGACATGGGGCTGCGATCCAAGATTTAAAACAGCTAGGTGTCTATAGTTGCGGACAGTATGATCGAAAGGAAAAAACGCTTAGCCTTAGTGTTTTGGATTTTGGTCCTGGAATTGTACAGAATGTTAGGCGGTTCAATGGTGACATTGAGAGTGATATTGATGCTATGCAATGGGCGTTAGTTAAAGGAAACTCTACAGGTACTGATAGTGTGAAGCAAGGTATGCCAAGAGGCTTAGGTTTCGATCTATTGAGCGAGTTTGTTAGAATTAATGAGGGAGAGATGAGGATTTATAGCAATAAGGTTTATGCTAAAATCTCAAAAGGGAACGCTTTTGATATAGGTGTTTCTCAGCATAACTTTCCCGGCACATTAGTAAGTATTAAAATCAATTGTGATAATAAGCATTACCGCTTTAAATCTGAAGATGTTTCTCAGGTTAAATTTTTTTAGGAGTTGCCAATGTTAAACGTTAAAGTCTTTGATTTGGTTGGTAAAAATGCAATATCAATGCAAAGCGGAACAAAATTGAATAACGCTATTTCCTCGGCGTTGATAGAAGGCCAAATCGTAGAGATTGATTTTTCAGGTGTGTCTTTATTTGCATCACCATTTTTCAATGCATCAGTAGGTGTTCTACTAAAGGACATGACTATTGAGCAGTTAATGGAGAGAATGAAGATAGTAAATTGTAATGATATAGGACTAAGTTTACTCAACACTGTTATCCAAAATGCAATCCATTATTACAGTGGAGAAAGCAAAGTGACTGATACATTGAACAAGCATGAAGAGTGATAGGTATGACTAGAATTGTTAACATAAAAAATAGAGTCGATCTACATCATTCAGACAAATTTTTCATTGATACAAATGTATGGTTCTGGCTCACATATGCTGCTTCTAATGAGATACAAACTCAAAATGCACCAGCTAGATACCAACTAGAAATATATCCTGAATTTATTGAAAAAATACTAGATGAAGGTGCAAGTATTTATCATAGTCCTTTAGCTTTATCGGAGTTGGCTAATATCATAGAGAGAACGGAATACGATATATTTCAATCAAAACAAACTGAAGACATTTCTCGTAAAAGTTTTAGGAAAAAAACAGATCATAGAAAGAGAGTGATGGAAGAAGTATCCAATGCTTGGCAGCAAATCACCCAAATGTCATCTCCTCTCGACATTACACTAAATTCGGCCTTATCACAAAACGCTCTTATAACTTTAAATCAGCACTGTCTGGATGCTTACGATGCTTTTTATATCGAGTCGATGTCTAGTTATGAAATAGTAAATATTTTGACTGATGACAGTGATTTTGATGGGCTAGACATATCCCTATACACTGCAAATAATCGTTTGATTTAGAGTCAGTTATTTAAGAAAGACATAAAGTGTCTTGCTAAACGAGTTAAAGCCTCTCTCCGCTCTTCCAAATAATCATACTGGTCATAAATACCTTCAACACCCTTTAACTTGTGATTCAAGCATCTCTCGGCCACATGGCCGGGAGTGCCTTGTTTTGCCAATAGAGTACGACAAGTGCGGCGTAGGTCATGCACGGTGAAGTGCGTCATATCCCCCATCAAATTGGGTGGCTGCTTCTTCTTGCCAGCCTCATGACCAAATAGCTTGGTAATGGCTCGGTTAAGCGTGTCGGGGCCCATGTGAGGGCTCTTGCTGGCTCTTCTACTCGGAAACACGTAATCAGAGCCAAATCCCCTTATCTTCAACTCATCGAGCCACTCCAACACTTCTGGTGCTAATGGAATAGTAAAACCCACATTGGTTTTACTACGCTCCTTTGGTAAGTGCCATAAACCATTCTCTAGCTCAAACTCTTCCCATTTAGCTTCACACAATTCAGATTTACGCACACCTAAACAAATCAATAATGCACAAGCTAGATAGTTATCGCGGCTAAAGTTGGTGCTGTTCTTTCTAGCGATACTAAAGAACTGCTTTAGTTCATCTTCAGTCAAGAAGCGATCTTTACTTTGCTCTATGCCGCCAGCGTCTCTCACAGTAAATGCAGAGGCTGGATTGCCTTGCAGAAGGTCAAGCTTCATTCCGTGATTAAATAACTGTTTACAGTGACCTAGAGCATCATTGGCTATAGTCGGGCGACCAGAGTCATTAATCGCAGTGATTGTTGTGCGAATATCACGTGCGGTAATCTTATCGAGAGGGATGTCACCTATGTGTGGTGCTATATCTTTAGTGTAAACACGTTTGGGGATATTAGGGTGTTTAAGGCGCTTAACTAAGGTGGGGTACCAATCTTCGAATAAGTCATTAACGGTTTTAATGCTTTCCTGTTCGGCACGTTTGCGTTGTATGAGGGGATCAAAGCCTTCTCTCACTTGTTTCATTTTAGTGGCGGCTTCGAGGCGAGCGTTAGATAAGGAAAGGTCATTGACCTTACCAAGCGTCATTTCACGGCGCTTTTTATTAGAGGTAAAGCGTAGCATCCAGCTTGCAGTACCTGACGCTGGAACCACTAGGTATAAGCCTTCACCATCAGCATGGCGTTGTGTTCTCTCGCCACCAGCCTTAATGAGCGCTTCTACTTTCTTTACGGACAACTTAGCCATAACTCACCTCTAATCGTACCTGATCTTGGTGAATACTTTTTTACCCACCACCTATCTTGATGGTAAGTCTATCATACCCACCACATTAACCACCAGTTGGTGGTGGTTAATAGTGTATTAAAGAATACAGTGGTGGAAAGTGTTTTTATCTAAGTTGTTGTATTTTAATGATGTAAATGCAGTTAAATACAAGTGTAACTATTATTCAATGTTCTGGATCTGCTCACGCATCTGTTCGATAAGAACCTTAAGCTCTACGCCTGATGCTGTGATGTCTGTGCTGATAGACTTAGACGCTAGCGTGTTTGACTCACGGTTGAACTCTTGCATCATGAAGTCAAGCTTACGGCCACAAGCACCACCCTTCTTCAATACGACATTTGCTTCTTTCACGTGAGAGTCTAAACGGTCTAGCTCTTCTGCTACGTCTGACTTCTGCGCAAGTAGGATAAGTTCTTGCTCAACACGAGAACCTTCAAGTTCAATTTTAGCATCTTCAAATTTAGTAAGAAGGCGCTCACGTTGCCATTCTAGGATCTCAGGCATGCGTGTACGAACTTTAACCACTTCTTCAGTGATCGCATCTAAGCGCTGTACGATTAGCGCCTTCATGTTCTCGCCTTCACGAGCACGAGCATCAATGAACTCTGCGATGGCATCGTTGAATGCTTCCAGTAGATCTTTGTTGATGGCATCCATGTCTTGCTCTGGCGTTTCCATCACGCCAGGCCAGTTCATGACTTGGAATGGATTCAAACGGCTGTCTTCACCTGTCATGGTCATTACTTGGTTCGCAGCATTGATTACTTGCTGAGCCAAACCTTCGTTAATGCTTAGCTCGCCTTTCGCTGCTGGGTTTGCTTCAAAACGTAGGTTACATTCAACCTTGCCGCGAGCTAGACGCTTACGGAAACGCTCACGCAAGATCGGCTCTAAACCACGGAACTGTTCAGGCATACGGAAGTAAGTTTCAAGGTAGCGTTGGTTTACACTACGGATTTCCCATACTGCTGTACCCCAATCGCCTTTTACTTCTTTGCGTGCGTACGCAGTCATACTATAAATCATCGAATTTTCCTGTCTTTTATCATTCTGAAAATAACGCGCACGCATAGTATCACGATACGGGGTGCACCCGAAGCTTGTCTCTTTTCCGCGATAAATAGCCTTTCACGGTAAGTACCTTTGAGTCGTAAGTCTCCTTAAGTCGTAAGTCGCTTTGAATGGTAAATAGATTTGAAAGATAAACTGCTATATAATCTTGCCCCAATCAAAACTGTCTCACCCCTTTCTTAGGTGATGCACTCTTTCGATAGTAAATCACTTCAGACTGTTAATAAGGTAGATACCAATGCGTCCAAATGACCGCGCTGTAGATCAAATTCGTCCAATTAAAATTACTCGTAACTACACAGCTTATGCTGAAGGTTCTGTATTAGTTGAGTTCGGCAACACTAAAGTTCTATGTAATGCGACGGTAGAAGAAAACGTGCCGCGTTGGTTAAAAGGCCAAGGAAAGGGTTGGGTAACCGCTGAATACGGTATGCTTCCACGAGCAACACACACTCGTAACCGTCGTGAAGCGGCGAGCGGTAAGCAAGGTGGTCGTACGATGGAAATCCAACGTCTGATCGCGCGTAGCCTACGTGCTGTTGTTGACCTGAAAGTAATGGGTGAAATCATGATCACTGTCGATTGTGATGTTATCCAAGCAGACGGCGGTACTCGTACTGCTTCTATCTCAGGTGCAAGCGTTGCAATGGCTGATGCTATCAACAGCCTACTAGCAAGCGGCAAACTGAAAAAGAACCCAATGAAAGGCCACGTAGCGGCAGTTTCAGTGGGCATCGTTGGTGCACAAGCACTGTGTGACCTTGAGTACGTTGAAGACTCAGCAGCTGATACCGACATGAACGTTGTAATGACGGAAGACGGTAAGATGATTGAGATTCAAGGCACCGCAGAAGGCGAACCGTTCAGCCACGAAGAGCTGATGCAGCTTTTAGCCCTGGCGAAT is a window from the Vibrio splendidus genome containing:
- a CDS encoding DUF3732 domain-containing protein codes for the protein MKTLIHEIGVIDKLGNKHPVSFKKGLNVVTGKSSTGKSALIEIFDYCFGSGENTIPKGVITTNAAIYYVALAVNEQDMVIARDPDIATKAFFRRVESFNSADIVRDYFNSNYFRPLSEFKKHLRGFFLDIDDVDESLAARANRRNNAKAATPSIRSFSSFMLQHQNLVANKHALFYRFDEKEKRDQAIEHTKIFLGLVDQKFFHLKQEKERLSMDIRRLERQKETNKRTSEKYKLNVGPVLNQLYALMGFKEEPLSLERLLRHPQDGKDQLDSIIVPEKINHNSDAITLRYNQLKLDRNKKTAELRKLQRQTASINKHIQEEELFVGNVKQFSSPGHVHISSSVCPFCHTEKDNLRESAEKLQKAILKVSGNLAQARPMKAKFESSLVDVKRKTEAVSRALTELNQQVMEIEKTEKQLVEQKSLYESILMQKAKLFALIDTLNMADDAELEKQVKDLSKQIKDITRDLKKYDVQKGLEKASADVNTYMADIGSYFEFEASYKPINLHFSFETFDLYHLTPTNEKIHLRSMGSGANWLYCHVTLFLALHKYFSLQGNSCAIPSILFFDQPTQVYFPNFNRDNADTFEEQKNLESEQRTKKERHVDEDIKAVENLFSQFSNYCSELELDNGFSPQIIVTDHADSLTLSNGVPFEDLVNGNRWRSRGLIEPVHDTGEE
- a CDS encoding STAS-like domain-containing protein; the protein is MLNVKVFDLVGKNAISMQSGTKLNNAISSALIEGQIVEIDFSGVSLFASPFFNASVGVLLKDMTIEQLMERMKIVNCNDIGLSLLNTVIQNAIHYYSGESKVTDTLNKHEE
- a CDS encoding type II toxin-antitoxin system VapC family toxin, producing the protein MTRIVNIKNRVDLHHSDKFFIDTNVWFWLTYAASNEIQTQNAPARYQLEIYPEFIEKILDEGASIYHSPLALSELANIIERTEYDIFQSKQTEDISRKSFRKKTDHRKRVMEEVSNAWQQITQMSSPLDITLNSALSQNALITLNQHCLDAYDAFYIESMSSYEIVNILTDDSDFDGLDISLYTANNRLI
- a CDS encoding tyrosine-type recombinase/integrase, which translates into the protein MAKLSVKKVEALIKAGGERTQRHADGEGLYLVVPASGTASWMLRFTSNKKRREMTLGKVNDLSLSNARLEAATKMKQVREGFDPLIQRKRAEQESIKTVNDLFEDWYPTLVKRLKHPNIPKRVYTKDIAPHIGDIPLDKITARDIRTTITAINDSGRPTIANDALGHCKQLFNHGMKLDLLQGNPASAFTVRDAGGIEQSKDRFLTEDELKQFFSIARKNSTNFSRDNYLACALLICLGVRKSELCEAKWEEFELENGLWHLPKERSKTNVGFTIPLAPEVLEWLDELKIRGFGSDYVFPSRRASKSPHMGPDTLNRAITKLFGHEAGKKKQPPNLMGDMTHFTVHDLRRTCRTLLAKQGTPGHVAERCLNHKLKGVEGIYDQYDYLEERREALTRLARHFMSFLNN
- a CDS encoding YicC/YloC family endoribonuclease — protein: MIYSMTAYARKEVKGDWGTAVWEIRSVNQRYLETYFRMPEQFRGLEPILRERFRKRLARGKVECNLRFEANPAAKGELSINEGLAQQVINAANQVMTMTGEDSRLNPFQVMNWPGVMETPEQDMDAINKDLLEAFNDAIAEFIDARAREGENMKALIVQRLDAITEEVVKVRTRMPEILEWQRERLLTKFEDAKIELEGSRVEQELILLAQKSDVAEELDRLDSHVKEANVVLKKGGACGRKLDFMMQEFNRESNTLASKSISTDITASGVELKVLIEQMREQIQNIE
- the rph gene encoding ribonuclease PH, with protein sequence MRPNDRAVDQIRPIKITRNYTAYAEGSVLVEFGNTKVLCNATVEENVPRWLKGQGKGWVTAEYGMLPRATHTRNRREAASGKQGGRTMEIQRLIARSLRAVVDLKVMGEIMITVDCDVIQADGGTRTASISGASVAMADAINSLLASGKLKKNPMKGHVAAVSVGIVGAQALCDLEYVEDSAADTDMNVVMTEDGKMIEIQGTAEGEPFSHEELMQLLALANKGITDIVEAQKAALAD